In Argonema galeatum A003/A1, the genomic stretch CAATTGTGAAAGCGGCTGCTGCTATTTGGCCTAATTTTGTGGGCGGACATCCGATGGCTGGAACCGCAGAAAGCGGTTTGGATGCGGCTATATCCAATTTATTTGCTGGTAATCCTTATGTGCTGACGCCTGTGGAAACGACGCCTGCAAATGCTGTGAAGGTAGTAGAAGAAATTGTGCGATCGCTCGCCTGCAAATTCTATCTCTGCCGTCCAGAAAACCACGATAAAGCTGTGGCTTGGATTTCCCATTTGCCAGTAATGGTGAGTGCTGGTTTGATTGACGCTTGTATGCACGAAACTGACCCAAATGTGTTGGAATTAGCACAACAATTGGCTAGTTCCGGTTTCCGCGATACCAGTCGGGTTGGCGGCGGAAATCCAGAGTTAGGAGTAATGATGGCGCGGTATAATAAAGGCGAATTGCTGCGAAGTCTCGAACAATATCGCCACAGGGTTGACGAATTGATTGCCCATATCGAAGAGTCAGATTGGCACGCTTTGGAGGAAAAACTTAAACATACTCAGCACTCACGGCCTGAATTTTTGGGCTCTAAAAGTACATGAGTGAGATCGTCAAATTGTCTGTTGTCATCCTTGGTTACATTTTTACCGCAGATGAAGACAGATGAACGCAGATAAACGCAGATAAGAGTAAGAAGAAGCGTTTTTTAGGTGGCCGATGCGTAAGGACGTGATATAATTTATCGATCGAATCAGTTAGGATTTACGAAGAGATCCCCCCAACCCCCCTTAAAAAGGGGGGCTAAAGATTCTCACCTTTTACAGCTTTTTTTAGGTGAGTTAGGTGCAGAGAAACCCGGTTTCTTGAAGGAGGTGCAGAGAAACCCGGTTTCTTCAAGAAACCGGGTTTCTGGGGTGTACTTAATGCAACTGAAACTCGCTGTAAGATGTGGATAAAGGAGATTTTGCGATGCTAGAAAATCGTTGGGATACTGCTCTCTACGAAAGAAAACATTCATTTGTTTGGCAATATGGCGAAGAATTACTTAATTTGCTGGCTGTAAAACCGGGGGAGCGAATTCTTGACCTTGGCTGCGGTACGGGACAATTGACGGAAAAGATTGCCCAGGCTGGAGCTATTGTGATGGGAATTGACTATGCTCCTGCTATGATTGAGAAGGCGAAAGAAAACTATCCTCATCTTGAGTTTGCGGTTGCAGATGGGAAGGATTTTAAAGTCGATCGATCGTTTGATGCTGTCTTTTCTAATGCGGCGCTGCATTGGATTCAAGAACCGGATGCTGTTATCCGTTGCATTCGAGACGCACTCAAGCCGGTAGGTCGCTTTGTGGCGGAATTTGGTGGTAAGGGGAATATCAATGCGATCGCCCAAACGCTCTACAGCGTCTTGGAAGACCTCGGCTATCCGTCCCCCGAAAAAATGAATCCTTGGTATTTTCCCAGCATCGGTGAGTACGCTACGCTGTTGGAGCAACAAGGCTTTGACGTAAAGTATGCCGTTTTATTCGATCGGCCCACTCCTCTAGAAGATGGAGATGCAGGCGTAGCGAACTGGATTCAAATGTTCGCAAGTCATTTTCTCTCAGGAATTTCTGCCGAACAACAAGCAAGTGCAATTCGAGAAATTGAGCGCCGTTTGAAGCCAACTCTGTATCGAGATGGAACTTGGATAGCCGACTACCGCAGAATTCGAGTAGTTGCGATTAAAGCATAAGTTATATCGGTAAATTGTCTGTTGTCATCGTTGGTTAAATTTTTACCGCAGATGAAGACAGATGAACGCAGATGAACGCAGATAAGAGAGATAAGCTGCTTTGTATCTAAATTTTACAGTCAACTTTGATTAAGATTATTGTGGGATGGGCATCTTGCCCGTCCCAGCGTAAAATTCACAGCGGTTCCCGCTGTAATGAAGTACATTTTAAGTAGGGGCTCCGCATTCCGGCAGATGATTTATTGGTAATCAGCAAAGATAAAATACGGTCATGCTTCGCCCTTCCCCTTCGCATACTGTACCTCTTAACAGCGGGAACCGCTGTAAATGCGCGACAGCTTAAGAGCGCGAATTTTTTAGGCAATCGATGCGTAAGGGGTCTTCCGTACTTAGTGTGCCAAACGATTAGTTTTTTTGTGTCCTACGCGCAAAGCTTGGCAGGGATTTCAAGGTGATTGCCCTCTACAGCAAGTTGCCATAACCAAGCTTTGGGTGTAAATAACTCAACGGCTTACGTAGCAAAGCCTTGAGGATAAATTTAAGTTAACTTAGCACACTAAGTACGGAAGAGCCGAACTTGCCTCTCTCACGTAAATATTTGGTTTCATCAGCATTCTTTGGCTTTGTCAATATCGATCGCATCTTCGGATCTGGGACAGATTTCATCAGTTCCTACCTCCAACCCATGACCCAGGGCAATGCGTTGGTCAAAAACAAAACATTCCCCTGACCACAGACTCTCTTGTGCTGGAACTTCTGACAAATACTTGAGGATGCCGCCTTTGAGGTGATAAACCTCTGGAAACCCTTGGGCCTTCATGAAGGATGTTGCTTTTTCGCAGCGAATGC encodes the following:
- a CDS encoding prephenate/arogenate dehydrogenase, with protein sequence MNIGIVGLGLIGGSLGLDLRSLGHQILGVSRRSSTCQEALARGIVDDAGVNLSMLAAADVVFICTPLGAIIPTVEELIPHLSAHTIVTDVGSVKTPIVKAAAAIWPNFVGGHPMAGTAESGLDAAISNLFAGNPYVLTPVETTPANAVKVVEEIVRSLACKFYLCRPENHDKAVAWISHLPVMVSAGLIDACMHETDPNVLELAQQLASSGFRDTSRVGGGNPELGVMMARYNKGELLRSLEQYRHRVDELIAHIEESDWHALEEKLKHTQHSRPEFLGSKST
- a CDS encoding class I SAM-dependent methyltransferase; amino-acid sequence: MLENRWDTALYERKHSFVWQYGEELLNLLAVKPGERILDLGCGTGQLTEKIAQAGAIVMGIDYAPAMIEKAKENYPHLEFAVADGKDFKVDRSFDAVFSNAALHWIQEPDAVIRCIRDALKPVGRFVAEFGGKGNINAIAQTLYSVLEDLGYPSPEKMNPWYFPSIGEYATLLEQQGFDVKYAVLFDRPTPLEDGDAGVANWIQMFASHFLSGISAEQQASAIREIERRLKPTLYRDGTWIADYRRIRVVAIKA